The Blattabacterium cuenoti genome includes a region encoding these proteins:
- a CDS encoding GYDIA family GHMP kinase → MHQHDNFFYSHGKLLLTGEYFILCGACGLALPTIKGQSLTILRRNLSSVLHWKSYDEINKPWFEVIFKLPSLEICYETEKKIANDLKYLLLKSKKLQKSFLHNSLGIHVKTKLEFPRNWGLGSSSTLIYNISKWAKIDPYMLLGNNFPGSGYDIACVSYSKPIIYKLHNKKPHIIPINFNPPFRDKLFFLHLNKKQNTCDGIQFFRSKKNISIQSIESISSITQKIPFCKTLEEFEKLLLKHEMIISKILNIPTIKETYFPDYLGLIKSLGAWGGDFVLISFRKGMRNYFSKKGFHTLISFDEMII, encoded by the coding sequence ATGCATCAACATGATAATTTTTTTTATAGTCATGGAAAACTTTTGTTAACAGGAGAATATTTTATTTTATGTGGAGCTTGTGGGTTAGCTTTACCTACAATTAAAGGACAATCATTAACTATATTAAGACGTAATTTATCTTCTGTTTTGCATTGGAAGAGTTATGATGAAATTAATAAACCTTGGTTCGAGGTTATTTTCAAACTTCCTTCTTTAGAAATTTGTTATGAAACAGAAAAAAAAATAGCAAATGATTTAAAATATCTTTTATTAAAATCCAAAAAACTTCAAAAAAGTTTTCTTCATAATTCATTGGGAATACATGTCAAAACAAAACTAGAATTTCCTAGAAATTGGGGATTGGGAAGTAGTTCTACTTTAATTTATAACATATCTAAGTGGGCTAAAATAGATCCATATATGTTATTAGGAAATAATTTTCCAGGAAGTGGTTATGATATAGCTTGTGTTTCCTACTCAAAACCAATAATTTATAAATTACACAACAAAAAACCTCATATTATCCCTATAAATTTTAATCCTCCATTTAGAGATAAACTTTTTTTTCTGCATCTCAATAAAAAACAAAATACTTGTGATGGAATACAATTTTTTCGTTCTAAAAAAAATATATCCATTCAAAGTATTGAGTCTATATCTTCTATTACTCAAAAAATTCCTTTTTGTAAAACATTGGAAGAATTTGAAAAATTATTACTAAAACATGAGATGATTATATCAAAAATATTGAATATTCCTACTATTAAAGAAACATATTTTCCAGATTATTTAGGATTAATTAAAAGTTTAGGAGCTTGGGGAGGGGATTTTGTTTTGATCAGCTTTAGGAAAGGAATGAGAAATTATTTTTCTAAGAAAGGATTTCACACACTAATTTCATTTGATGAGATGATTATCTAA
- a CDS encoding rhomboid family intramembrane serine protease, with the protein MNFYTNLNSDAVKHLISINILVYTAAFVFSQYKIEDIFSLYHPLDEQFELYQILTHMFVHSKRLFLHIIFNMLALFMFGGQIETLLGIKKFLIIYFLSGIFAAFLQIIFNTSVMYYFVQTLDFSQAKRTLDYLNEEQKINLYSSMYSPMMGSSGAVSGIVGAFAKFFPEHKIFILPFPFPIAVRKALIIFIFGSLISAIFNLAPGVAHFAHIGGILSGYFIVSFFLKNEKNF; encoded by the coding sequence GTGAATTTTTATACAAATCTCAACTCAGATGCTGTAAAACATTTAATTAGTATTAATATACTTGTATATACAGCTGCTTTTGTTTTTTCACAATATAAAATAGAAGATATATTTTCTTTGTATCATCCTTTAGATGAACAATTTGAATTATATCAGATTTTAACTCATATGTTTGTACATTCCAAACGTCTATTTTTACATATAATTTTCAATATGTTAGCTTTGTTCATGTTTGGAGGGCAAATAGAAACTTTGTTAGGAATCAAAAAATTCCTAATAATATATTTCTTATCAGGAATTTTTGCCGCATTTTTACAAATAATTTTCAATACTAGCGTGATGTATTATTTTGTTCAAACCTTAGACTTTTCACAAGCTAAAAGAACATTGGATTATCTAAATGAAGAACAAAAAATTAATCTTTATAGTTCCATGTATTCTCCTATGATGGGATCCTCTGGAGCCGTAAGTGGAATAGTGGGAGCTTTTGCTAAATTTTTTCCAGAACATAAAATTTTTATCCTTCCTTTTCCTTTTCCAATTGCTGTTAGAAAAGCTCTTATAATTTTTATTTTCGGAAGTTTGATATCAGCTATTTTCAATTTAGCACCTGGAGTGGCTCATTTTGCCCATATTGGAGGAATTTTGTCTGGTTATTTTATAGTAAGTTTTTTTTTAAAAAATGAAAAAAATTTTTGA
- a CDS encoding HU family DNA-binding protein: protein MTKADIITEIISETGSERIDTQKVIETFMKKIKQSLTSGENVYLRGFGSFIIKYRARKLGRHISKDESIVIPAHNIPAFKPAKSFTELVKKNVPIKK from the coding sequence ATGACAAAAGCAGATATAATAACAGAAATCATATCAGAAACTGGATCTGAGAGAATTGATACGCAAAAGGTGATAGAAACATTTATGAAAAAAATAAAACAAAGCCTTACTTCTGGAGAAAATGTTTATTTAAGAGGATTTGGATCATTTATTATTAAATATCGAGCGAGAAAACTTGGACGTCATATTTCCAAGGATGAATCTATTGTAATTCCTGCGCATAACATTCCAGCATTTAAGCCGGCAAAATCTTTTACCGAATTAGTAAAGAAAAATGTTCCTATAAAAAAATAA
- a CDS encoding Rne/Rng family ribonuclease, translated as MNKELIINAEEQEVKIALLEEGKLLELHRDVFNQEFSVGDIYLGIVKKILYGLNAAIIDIGHSKGAFLHYNDLGFQSNKMLESISMNKKFVSNNFEKIEKKESINSIDKILYPGQKILVQISKEPISNKGPKLTAKICIPGRYLVLIPFLEKISISKKIKNAKEKSRLLSYIKKIKPNEFGIIIRTASYNKIEEVLNKELIFLIKKWKKTLKNLIKLPPIRVLSEISKTSCLLRDTLNDDLKSIYCNNSFLCQEIHSYLSLIAPEKTNIIKYYKGNIPIFEKYGIEKQIQIFLGRNVPLENGAYIIIEHTEALHVIDVNSGMNNHMKKNCTESERIDNILKINLLAATEIARQLRLRDMGGIIVVDFIDMSEPIQRKQLYEHLKEKMKNDRAKHKILPPNKFGLVQFTRHRVRPELKINIDNKYKDSAMNYINRLEFVIESIIKNKNHQGIQLHIHSFVSSYLKEGFPSIQQKWLLKYKKWIKIIPRDTFGYTEYQVINKNHKIISSSFH; from the coding sequence ATGAATAAAGAGTTAATTATAAATGCAGAAGAACAAGAAGTAAAAATAGCTCTTTTAGAAGAAGGTAAATTACTAGAGCTTCATCGAGATGTTTTCAATCAAGAATTCTCTGTAGGAGATATCTATTTAGGAATAGTAAAAAAAATTTTGTATGGATTAAATGCTGCCATTATCGACATAGGACATTCAAAAGGTGCTTTTTTACATTATAACGATCTTGGATTTCAATCAAATAAAATGTTAGAGTCAATTTCTATGAATAAAAAATTTGTATCTAACAATTTTGAAAAAATTGAAAAAAAAGAAAGCATAAATTCTATAGATAAGATATTATATCCTGGCCAAAAAATTTTAGTTCAAATTTCTAAAGAACCTATTTCTAATAAAGGACCAAAATTAACTGCAAAAATCTGTATACCAGGAAGGTATTTAGTTCTTATTCCTTTTTTGGAAAAAATTTCTATTTCTAAAAAAATAAAAAATGCAAAAGAAAAAAGTAGATTGCTTTCTTACATAAAAAAGATAAAACCTAATGAATTTGGTATTATCATTCGTACAGCTTCCTATAATAAAATAGAAGAAGTTTTGAATAAAGAACTGATTTTTTTGATCAAAAAATGGAAAAAAACATTAAAAAATCTGATCAAATTACCTCCAATTAGAGTTTTGAGTGAAATTAGCAAAACTTCTTGTTTATTAAGAGATACATTAAACGATGATTTGAAATCTATTTATTGTAATAATAGTTTTCTTTGTCAAGAAATTCATTCATATTTATCTTTAATTGCTCCGGAAAAAACTAACATAATTAAATATTATAAAGGAAATATTCCCATATTTGAAAAATATGGAATAGAAAAACAAATACAAATTTTTTTAGGGAGAAATGTTCCTCTTGAAAATGGGGCTTATATTATCATAGAACATACTGAAGCTTTGCATGTTATAGATGTTAATAGTGGAATGAATAACCATATGAAAAAAAATTGTACTGAATCGGAAAGAATTGATAATATATTAAAAATTAATTTATTAGCGGCAACCGAAATAGCTAGACAACTTAGATTAAGAGACATGGGAGGTATAATTGTGGTGGATTTTATAGACATGTCTGAACCTATTCAGAGGAAACAGTTATATGAACATTTAAAGGAAAAAATGAAAAATGACAGGGCAAAACACAAAATTTTACCCCCAAACAAATTTGGTTTAGTTCAATTTACTCGTCATAGAGTGAGACCTGAATTGAAAATAAATATTGATAATAAATATAAAGATTCTGCTATGAATTATATTAATCGTTTAGAATTTGTTATAGAATCTATTATAAAAAACAAAAATCATCAGGGAATACAATTACACATACATTCTTTCGTTTCATCTTATCTGAAAGAAGGATTTCCTTCTATTCAACAAAAATGGTTATTAAAATATAAAAAATGGATTAAAATCATTCCAAGAGACACATTCGGGTATACGGAATATCAAGTAATCAATAAAAATCATAAAATTATATCTTCTTCTTTTCATTGA
- the gldE gene encoding gliding motility-associated protein GldE, producing the protein MEKESSTNVFLESTLYLVFYFALIIILLLFSALISGSETAFFCLEKKTIDRERKKNSHKGNLVLKILRDRKKLLATILISNNFSNIGIVILSSYLITEFLENECLIVYNQFHVPINFLLEVGLLTFILLLFGEIIPKIYASKNNFLFAIFMSKPLIFLSKILDPISKIIIFISKFIEKKVIKKKNLISVDQLSKALKITSSNQKNVKECQFLQRIVDFGNTETHQIMTPRIDMFSLNNNTTFSDVLELVRYKGYSRIPIYKDSIDDIEGVLFAKDLLPFIYDKNFKWTQLIHPPFFVPEKKKIDDLLSDFKKRKIHLAIVVDEYGGTCGLVTLEDVIEEIVGDIIDEFDEEDMSYSKLNQNNYLFDGKTSLINFYRIMEIKEEIFFEKKKGDADTLGGFIMEINKEFPKKKQKINFLNYSFIIRSMDNKRIKTIEVIRKKTNYN; encoded by the coding sequence TTGGAAAAAGAATCTTCGACGAATGTTTTTTTAGAAAGTACTTTATATTTAGTTTTCTATTTTGCATTAATAATAATACTTCTATTATTTTCTGCACTAATATCTGGATCAGAAACTGCTTTTTTTTGTCTTGAGAAAAAAACTATTGACAGAGAGAGAAAAAAAAACTCTCATAAAGGAAATTTAGTATTAAAAATTCTTAGAGATAGAAAAAAACTCTTGGCAACAATATTAATATCCAACAATTTTTCTAATATTGGAATCGTGATATTAAGTTCCTATTTAATAACAGAGTTTTTAGAAAATGAATGTTTGATTGTTTATAATCAGTTTCATGTTCCTATTAATTTTCTTTTAGAGGTGGGACTTCTTACTTTTATTTTGCTTCTATTTGGAGAGATTATACCTAAAATATATGCTAGTAAAAATAATTTTCTTTTTGCTATTTTTATGTCAAAACCATTAATATTTCTTAGTAAAATTCTGGATCCTATTAGCAAGATAATAATTTTTATTTCAAAGTTTATAGAAAAAAAAGTGATTAAAAAAAAGAATCTAATTTCTGTAGATCAACTTTCAAAAGCATTGAAAATCACATCTTCAAATCAAAAAAATGTTAAAGAATGCCAATTCTTGCAAAGAATTGTTGATTTTGGGAATACAGAAACACATCAAATTATGACTCCAAGAATAGATATGTTTTCCTTAAATAATAACACAACCTTTTCTGATGTTTTAGAATTAGTTCGTTATAAAGGATATTCTCGCATACCTATTTATAAAGATAGCATTGATGATATAGAAGGAGTTCTTTTTGCTAAAGATCTTCTTCCATTTATTTATGATAAAAATTTTAAATGGACTCAATTAATTCATCCTCCTTTTTTTGTTCCAGAAAAAAAAAAGATAGATGATCTTTTAAGTGATTTTAAAAAAAGAAAGATTCATTTAGCCATTGTAGTAGATGAATATGGAGGTACTTGTGGATTAGTTACACTTGAAGATGTAATTGAAGAAATAGTAGGAGATATTATTGATGAATTTGATGAAGAAGATATGTCTTACTCTAAATTAAATCAAAATAATTATTTATTTGATGGAAAGACTTCCTTAATTAATTTCTATCGTATTATGGAAATTAAAGAAGAAATTTTTTTTGAGAAAAAAAAAGGAGATGCAGATACTTTAGGTGGTTTCATCATGGAAATAAATAAAGAATTTCCAAAAAAAAAACAAAAGATAAATTTTCTAAATTATTCCTTTATTATAAGAAGTATGGATAATAAAAGAATAAAAACCATAGAAGTAATAAGAAAAAAAACTAATTATAATTAA
- the mutY gene encoding A/G-specific adenine glycosylase yields MDFSKKIINWYKKNHRKLPWRETKNPYYILVSEFMLQQTRVSKTIKYYSNFIKKFPNLEKLAQSEEKNVLKEWEGLGYYSRAKNLHSFAKKLKKDNLFPKKYKELIKYKGIGPYTGAAIASICFNEVIPAVDGNAYRVFSRYLGIYDDITSTATKNMFRTIILKMMDFEYPGIFNQAIMDIGSILCTPKNTKCLLCPVKDSCFSIKNDTVYKFPVKRIKKSVLKHRFFYYIFMCDHNKNICLNKRSSKDIWKNLYDFPLIESKKNLTDHEIKDKIWKKFRIVSSNFMIIYQIKHRISHQILFIQFLSCEILRYFKKKIFFDNFFFVPHDKIGKYPFPSPIVLFLKHEKII; encoded by the coding sequence ATGGATTTTTCTAAAAAAATAATAAATTGGTACAAAAAAAATCATAGAAAACTTCCTTGGAGAGAGACTAAAAATCCATATTATATATTAGTTTCAGAATTTATGTTGCAACAAACAAGAGTTTCAAAAACTATAAAATATTATTCAAATTTTATAAAAAAATTTCCAAATTTAGAAAAACTAGCTCAATCAGAAGAAAAAAACGTGTTAAAAGAATGGGAAGGATTAGGTTATTATTCAAGAGCAAAAAATTTACATTCTTTTGCTAAAAAATTAAAAAAAGACAATCTTTTTCCGAAAAAATATAAAGAATTAATAAAATATAAGGGGATAGGTCCATATACAGGAGCCGCTATTGCATCTATATGTTTTAATGAAGTGATTCCTGCTGTTGACGGGAATGCTTACAGAGTATTTTCCAGATATTTGGGAATTTACGATGATATAACATCTACTGCTACAAAAAATATGTTTAGAACTATCATTTTAAAAATGATGGATTTTGAATATCCAGGAATTTTTAATCAAGCAATTATGGATATAGGTTCCATTTTATGTACTCCAAAAAATACAAAGTGTTTATTATGTCCAGTTAAAGATTCTTGTTTTTCCATTAAAAATGATACTGTATACAAATTTCCTGTAAAAAGAATAAAAAAATCTGTTCTAAAACATAGATTTTTTTATTATATTTTCATGTGTGATCATAATAAAAATATTTGTCTCAATAAAAGATCTTCCAAAGATATATGGAAAAATCTTTATGATTTTCCTTTGATAGAATCAAAAAAAAATCTTACTGATCATGAAATTAAAGATAAAATTTGGAAAAAATTTAGAATTGTTTCTTCTAATTTCATGATTATTTATCAAATCAAACATAGAATTAGTCATCAAATTTTATTTATTCAATTTTTGAGTTGTGAAATTTTACGATATTTTAAAAAAAAGATATTTTTTGATAATTTTTTTTTTGTCCCACATGATAAAATAGGAAAGTATCCTTTTCCTAGTCCTATTGTCTTATTTTTAAAACATGAGAAAATAATTTAG
- a CDS encoding tetratricopeptide repeat protein — protein MNEIKKRLTKKNIIFVSIIFLLIIGIGICFFFKKLFFHPSEKKAMEELNYAQQYLYQGFIDKALNKKKDKISYLGFSGIASKYPFTKAGNISKFYAGICYYKLGYYKESIKMMKNFSAKDEMLPAIKYGMIGDAFTQMKNKKEALKNYIIAANIRENEITTPLYYYKAALLSFSMNQYKNSKYFFKKIENKYPFFLYRKNVEKYLMFIENKL, from the coding sequence ATGAATGAAATAAAGAAACGTTTAACAAAAAAGAATATAATTTTTGTTTCCATCATATTTTTATTAATAATAGGAATTGGTATATGTTTTTTTTTCAAAAAATTGTTTTTTCACCCTTCAGAAAAAAAAGCTATGGAAGAATTGAATTATGCTCAACAATATTTATACCAAGGTTTTATAGATAAAGCTTTAAATAAAAAAAAGGATAAAATTAGTTATTTAGGATTTTCTGGAATAGCTTCTAAATATCCTTTTACAAAAGCAGGAAATATTTCTAAATTTTATGCAGGAATTTGCTATTATAAATTGGGTTATTACAAAGAATCTATCAAAATGATGAAAAATTTTTCTGCAAAAGATGAAATGTTACCTGCTATAAAATATGGAATGATAGGTGATGCTTTTACACAAATGAAAAATAAAAAAGAAGCCTTAAAAAATTATATTATTGCAGCAAATATCAGAGAAAATGAAATAACCACTCCTCTTTATTATTACAAAGCTGCATTATTAAGTTTTTCTATGAATCAATACAAAAATTCTAAATATTTTTTTAAAAAAATAGAAAATAAATATCCTTTTTTTTTGTATAGAAAAAATGTAGAAAAATATCTCATGTTTATTGAAAATAAATTATAA
- the mutL gene encoding DNA mismatch repair endonuclease MutL translates to MKNIIQFLPVNVISQIAAGEVIQRPSSVLRELLENAIDANAKMIDIFIKDSGKTLIQLIDDGDGMSINDAKMSIQRYATSKIKKSDDIFQIRTKGFRGEALASIALISQLEIQTKNKEDLVGIHLFVEEGKIKEEIPINMLKGTRISVKNIFYKLPARRQFLKSSRIEFQHIVHEFYKIVLAHRNILYRFYHNEKIIFSFQESSLIERIKEIFKNKNKILTPILIRKNRILVEGFVSVPDPSIKKGDQLILVNQRCVTHLFLHKKIIHAYDGFLKDLKTASYFIFIHIDSSLVNWNIHPAKKEVKLEEEEFIGCMIQQEIKNILFYQYEVKNKELKNSDVLLYCNLKDSFLNDLCFEELSYKEKIIQLEDWLRLNDSSILKRNVHLTNQLSRYISNEKKINTLQINRKYIIFTLNNEYIILIDQQKAHQNILFEFFLRKENLISQQFLFPIKVRLLKKEFISLKNIKDDLINFGFHLYFCNDSAYLYSIPENIHQNILIEIFQNILKYNFIKGEKKNKRILIQSISKSASIKYGTELYPDKMECLIRDLFSCHNPNYTDSGDPIFFVLRKNFFKK, encoded by the coding sequence ATGAAAAATATTATTCAATTTTTACCTGTAAATGTGATCAGTCAAATAGCTGCAGGAGAAGTTATACAACGTCCTTCTTCTGTTTTAAGAGAACTTTTAGAAAATGCAATAGATGCAAACGCAAAAATGATCGATATTTTTATCAAAGATTCAGGGAAAACGTTAATTCAGTTAATAGATGATGGAGACGGAATGAGTATAAATGATGCAAAAATGAGCATTCAGAGATATGCTACTTCAAAAATAAAAAAATCTGATGATATTTTTCAAATTAGAACAAAAGGATTTAGAGGAGAAGCCTTAGCTTCCATTGCTCTTATTTCTCAACTAGAAATACAAACTAAAAATAAAGAAGATTTAGTAGGAATTCACCTTTTTGTAGAAGAAGGTAAAATAAAAGAAGAAATTCCTATAAACATGCTTAAAGGAACAAGGATTTCGGTAAAAAATATTTTTTATAAACTTCCTGCTAGAAGGCAATTTTTAAAATCTTCACGAATAGAATTTCAACATATCGTTCATGAATTTTATAAAATAGTTTTAGCACATAGAAATATTTTATATCGTTTTTATCATAATGAAAAAATTATTTTTTCTTTTCAAGAATCTTCTTTAATAGAAAGAATTAAAGAAATTTTTAAAAACAAAAATAAGATATTAACGCCTATTTTAATAAGAAAAAATAGAATTCTTGTAGAAGGATTTGTGAGTGTTCCAGATCCTTCTATAAAAAAAGGAGACCAATTGATATTGGTAAATCAACGTTGTGTTACTCATTTATTTTTACACAAAAAAATTATTCATGCTTATGATGGTTTTTTGAAAGATTTGAAAACAGCTTCTTATTTTATTTTTATTCATATAGATTCAAGTTTAGTAAATTGGAATATACACCCTGCAAAAAAAGAAGTTAAATTAGAAGAAGAAGAGTTTATTGGTTGTATGATTCAACAGGAAATCAAAAATATTTTGTTTTATCAATATGAAGTAAAAAACAAAGAATTGAAAAATTCTGATGTTCTTTTATACTGTAATTTGAAAGACTCTTTTTTGAATGATTTATGTTTTGAAGAACTTTCTTATAAAGAAAAAATAATTCAATTAGAAGATTGGTTACGATTAAATGATTCTTCTATTTTAAAAAGAAATGTTCATTTAACAAATCAATTATCTCGTTATATTTCTAATGAAAAAAAAATAAATACTCTTCAAATTAATAGGAAATACATAATTTTTACATTGAATAATGAATATATCATATTAATAGATCAACAAAAAGCGCATCAGAACATATTATTTGAATTTTTTTTAAGAAAAGAAAACTTAATAAGTCAACAGTTTCTTTTTCCTATAAAAGTGAGACTTTTGAAAAAAGAATTCATTTCTTTAAAAAATATAAAAGATGATTTGATCAATTTTGGATTTCACTTATACTTCTGTAATGATTCAGCTTATTTGTATTCTATTCCTGAAAATATACATCAAAATATTTTGATTGAAATTTTTCAAAATATTTTAAAGTATAATTTCATTAAAGGAGAAAAAAAGAACAAAAGAATACTTATTCAATCAATATCTAAATCCGCATCTATCAAATACGGAACAGAATTATACCCTGATAAAATGGAATGTTTAATTAGAGATTTATTTTCTTGTCATAATCCAAATTATACGGATTCAGGAGATCCTATATTTTTTGTTTTAAGAAAAAATTTTTTTAAAAAGTGA
- the ribH gene encoding 6,7-dimethyl-8-ribityllumazine synthase encodes MKTCPIYSFDKKKIKDANLKFAIIVSLWNKEITSRLYKGAYETFIQSGILKDKIQTWEVPGSYELIYSAKKIAHCYNYDSIITIGSLIQGETHHFEYLCQSISQGIKDINIKYDVPVIFCVLTDRNIQQSFDRSGGKNGNKGVECAKTAIYMSLFRKDIK; translated from the coding sequence ATGAAAACATGTCCTATTTATTCATTCGATAAAAAAAAAATAAAAGACGCAAATTTGAAATTTGCAATTATTGTTTCTCTATGGAATAAAGAAATTACTAGCAGATTATATAAAGGAGCTTATGAAACTTTCATTCAATCAGGAATTTTGAAAGATAAAATACAAACTTGGGAAGTTCCTGGAAGTTATGAATTAATTTATTCTGCTAAAAAAATAGCACATTGCTATAATTATGATTCAATTATTACAATTGGGTCTCTGATACAAGGGGAAACTCATCATTTCGAATATTTATGTCAATCTATTTCGCAAGGGATCAAAGATATTAATATAAAATATGATGTTCCTGTTATATTTTGTGTTCTTACTGATAGAAATATACAACAATCTTTTGACCGATCAGGTGGAAAAAATGGTAATAAGGGAGTAGAATGTGCTAAAACAGCTATATATATGTCTTTATTTAGAAAAGATATCAAATGA
- a CDS encoding citrate synthase, producing the protein MCSVVHFDINGCHYKLPIVYGTFYEKAINISKLRENTGLITFDPGLKNTGIAKSSISFIDGEKGELLYRGYPIEQIINKCSFMETSYLILNGELPNTAQLKFFSEKIKKFNYLNQEIYQILDKVPDNYHPMGILSSLTYILTAFTNCQQEEDMYLHLLAKLPILAALTYRKKAGLPPSYADHNLDYTSNLLKMFFSVPNKSYQQNPIITDALDKLLILHADHEQNCSTTTVRLLGSAHSGLFSSISAGISALWGRLHGGANQAVIEMLETILRSGGNIKKWVEKAKNKKDPFRLMGFGHRIYKNFDPRAEIAKEVAENLIKKLEIFDPILELAKSLEEKALQDSYFVEKKLYPNIDFYSGIIYQAIGIPKDMFTVMFALGRLPGWMAHWKEMKFNRDPIGRPRQIYIGYKKRNII; encoded by the coding sequence ATGTGCAGTGTTGTTCATTTCGATATTAATGGATGTCATTATAAGCTTCCTATAGTTTATGGAACTTTTTACGAAAAAGCCATTAATATTTCTAAATTAAGAGAAAATACAGGATTGATCACATTTGATCCAGGATTGAAAAATACAGGAATTGCAAAAAGCTCTATCAGTTTTATAGATGGCGAAAAAGGAGAGCTTTTATATAGAGGATATCCTATTGAACAAATTATTAATAAGTGTTCGTTTATGGAAACGAGTTACCTAATTTTAAATGGAGAACTCCCCAATACTGCACAATTAAAATTTTTCTCTGAAAAAATAAAAAAATTCAATTATCTTAATCAAGAAATTTATCAAATACTTGATAAAGTACCTGATAATTATCATCCAATGGGAATATTATCTTCTTTAACCTATATTTTAACTGCGTTTACAAATTGTCAACAAGAAGAAGATATGTATCTTCATCTTTTAGCTAAACTGCCCATATTGGCTGCTTTAACTTACAGAAAAAAAGCAGGACTTCCTCCTTCTTATGCAGATCATAATCTTGATTATACTTCCAATTTATTAAAAATGTTTTTTTCTGTTCCCAATAAATCTTATCAACAAAATCCGATTATTACGGATGCTTTGGATAAACTATTAATATTGCATGCTGATCATGAGCAAAATTGCTCAACAACCACTGTCCGTTTATTGGGTTCTGCTCATTCAGGACTATTTTCATCTATATCTGCAGGAATTAGTGCTCTTTGGGGAAGATTGCATGGAGGAGCTAATCAAGCTGTAATTGAAATGTTAGAAACTATTTTAAGAAGTGGAGGAAATATAAAAAAATGGGTAGAAAAAGCAAAAAATAAGAAAGATCCATTTCGATTAATGGGATTTGGACACAGAATTTATAAAAATTTTGATCCTAGAGCGGAAATAGCGAAAGAAGTAGCTGAAAATCTTATCAAAAAATTAGAAATTTTTGATCCAATTTTAGAATTGGCAAAAAGTCTTGAAGAAAAAGCACTTCAAGATTCTTATTTTGTGGAAAAAAAACTTTATCCTAATATTGATTTTTATTCAGGAATTATTTATCAAGCTATAGGCATTCCAAAAGATATGTTCACTGTGATGTTTGCTTTAGGAAGATTACCAGGGTGGATGGCTCATTGGAAAGAAATGAAATTTAATAGAGATCCCATAGGAAGACCTAGACAAATTTATATAGGATACAAAAAAAGGAATATAATATAA